One genomic window of Cercospora beticola chromosome 5, complete sequence includes the following:
- a CDS encoding uncharacterized protein (BUSCO:EOG09264719) has translation MDHAIDLSDPEKALSLSNIRYQLIRLEDTVIFHLIERAQFPLNEAIYAPGAISLPGSNLSFSDWVLREQERTQSRIRRYQSPDEYPFFPDALEEVILPPLEYPKILWKNDITINSELKKRYVEQILPNVCPQRERAEKSPLSAQENYGSAATADVSCLQSLSRRIHFGKFVAESKFREDPEKFVKLIKAADRKGIDEAITNAKVEEQVLKRLRTKAEMYGNDPMLDQDAPKKIPVEAVVAMYKDHVIPLTKIVEVEYLMQRLQGTEWE, from the coding sequence ATGGACCACGCCATCGATCTGTCCGACCCAGAGAAggccctctccctctccaacATCCGCTACCAGCTCATCCGTCTCGAAGACACAGTCATCTTCCACCTGATCGAGCGCGCCCAATTCCCCCTCAACGAAGCGATCTACGCCCCAGGCGCTATATCGCTCCCAGGCAGCAACCTGAGTTTTTCAGACTGGGTCCTCCGCGAACAAGAGCGCACACAATCTCGCATCCGCCGCTACCAGTCCCCAGACGAATATCCCTTCTTCCCAGACGCCCTAGAAGAAGTTATCCTCCCGCCCCTAGAATACCCCAAAATCCTCTGGAAGAACGACATTACAATAAACTCAGAACTAAAGAAACGCTACGTGGAACAAATACTACCCAACGTCTGCCCGCAACGCGAACGTGCCGAGAAGTCACCCCTCTCCGCTCAGGAAAACTATGGCTCCGCTGCTACGGCCGATGTCTCCTGTCTACAATCTCTATCCCGTAGAATACACTTTGGCAAGTTCGTCGCCGAGTCTAAATTCCGCGAGGACCCCGAGAAATTTGTAAAATTGATCAAAGCGGCGGATCGCAaaggcatcgatgaagcGATCACGAATGCGAAGGTTGAAGAACAGGTCCTGAAAAGACTAAGAACGAAAGCCGAAATGTACGGGAATGATCCCATGTTGGACCAGGATGCACCGAAGAAGATCCCTGTGGAAGCTGTGGTGGCCATGTATAAGGATCATGTTATCCCTTTGACGAAGATCGTTGAAGTGGAGTATTTGATGCAGAGGTTACAAGGGACAGAGTGGGAATGA